tcttagtgggttgctccgaaaagttaatcacatagagaccgttctcgacatgcccaacaaaggctactttaagagtcttgctccacaagagggccacggtatcaatatcaaagaaggtggcaaagcccatgatagcaagttgacgaacggaaagtaaattgtatgcaagggactcaactagcatgaccttctcgatcgtgagatcatgagaaatgacaactttgccgagtcccaataccttagaagacgaggcatcaccccactcgacattggtgggcatagatggaatcttgtgcacgtccaccaccaagtccttgcttccggtcatatgatttgtagctccactatcgagcaaccatgatcccccaccggaagcaaacacctacaagagatcaatgcttggttttaggtacccattttgtaatgggtcctttgatgttagtaacaagggtcttaggaacccaaatagaccattcaatgtactcatgaggagaaccaacgaatttggcataaacatgcccatcactagcacggcataacacataagaaggattaaagtcgccggctttgttggaaggagtggcattgctcttcttgacaccgccacccttcgcattgttcttcttctccttggaagcaccctctccctccttcacaaaagtttgcttgagaggaggaggtcgcttggtcttgtcattcttcttcttgttcttgggattgggtgcgaacccaatcccctccttggccacaacttccttttgattgctcaagaggtcgttgaggttcttctcaccttgtatgcatgacacaaggcctttctcaagttgctccttcaacttagcattctcctcaacaagatgcacatgctcacaacacgggttagtagcatttgcattatcaattaacaccatatgaggaaaggtggctttctcctttgttagcttcacttggagttgatcatgagactccttgaggctagcatgaacacccttcaagactttgtgagccttgtcgagaatgccaaactcctctttgagtctagcaagatcaaccccaagttttgccttctcggagtttagcacacgagacacaacaagagcatgatcaagatctttctttaacttagcatgatcatcgttgtatgactcctcaagagccaaacgaagaccacgctcttcgtcaagagcattggaaagatccgaaatctcatcggcatagtcacgactatgcccctccatcttagagatggtatcttcgtgagcctcgatcatgtcattggcttcaccaagttgttccaagagagcaacgaagtgcttcttggatttacccttgagtttacccataaagatctcaaactcattttcctccacatttgtcccctcatgttcatcaatgctatccgtcgaagaaggatgatcaatgatggtagttttgatgttggaggttaccttattggtggctttagccatgaggcacttggcggtgatgttctcattgggtgagtcgaagagagacacccgtggagtcttcgcaatggcaacggaggccatggcaaccgactcactatcttcatcatcgtcatcatcctcattgtactcttcttgaaccaccaacgccttgggaggagtcttcttggtgaagttgctcttgttggggaatgacttggccttgtcttttctaatgagcttgccaccattgtcttccctcttctcgtaagggcactccgcaacaaagtggctcacattgccacaattgaagcaagtcctcatccgttgcttgccctttgcgccacttgagttgcttttgttgaagtttggccttgtgttcttcttgctccaaaattgccttgaagcaagagccatgtgttcatgataggcatacttcgtatcttcgaggttgccctcctcttattcctcttcatcctcttcctccatactaaccttggcctttaaagcaaggttgggcttcttaactctttgagagcgaagaaccgcattgtcggcggtcttgtccaagatactcatagccacaaactcatccaacacttcacttgaggacaaggtgtgaaagtccggcctttgacgaattacggaggacatggctttgtggtagggcatcattgccttgaggaacttgcgcttgatccaattgtcatccgtgtccttgcttccatgatctcagagcgagaccgcgagtttggttactctccgaaaaagctcacgaggttcttcatcttctttcattgcaaactcgtcggcttcatcttgcaccacttcatagttggagcgttgaatgcttgcgcttccccgataaagggaaacaacttggagccacgcatctttggccacggtgtaaggccggagatgaggaagatcttcgggtgggatggcttcttggatgatgaagagagcattttcattgaattgatgatccacagcttctctaggagtgaagttacttcggtcatgcggataaaagccttcttcaatgattctccaaaggttagtgttcacatgatttaaatgacgcttaaaacgatagacccaagaatcaaaatctacattcttctcaatcttaggggccgggccggcatgattcaaatgagtggaagggagcggtccaccatagacaggtggaggttccacatgggcaaagatgtcggtcccatttttatcactagaacaaggagccttctcgctcgaagcttcccctttgtcggaggtagcatccgtcaccttgttagcgggatcacccactttcaacggtgcggtggtaagtttaagcccttctaagaatttattcaacatgctttcgaccttggtcatcatggaggttttcaatgtgtccaacgccacattgaattcctcacgagagaccgcggttcccccatctcccgtagacgagactggattctcaccggagtgctcctccgcaccgtctacgacgtcaaccatactctttggacggtaaagtccttaataaagagacgaggctctgataccaattgaaaggatcgatatagttgactagaggggggtgaataggcaactaactatttttagcttttctttaccaaattaaactttgcatcaaaataggttgtctagatatgcaactaagtgagcaacctatatgatgcaacgacaacaagcacgcaagcaagtaagagatataacacaagtaaactagctaaagtaaaggaacgagataaccaagagtggagccggtgaagacgaggatgtgttaccgaagttccttccttttgaagggaagtacgtctccgttggagcggtgtggaggcacaatgctccccaagaagccataagggccaccgtattctcctcacgccctcacacaatgcgagatgccgtgattccactattggtgcccttgaaggcggcgaccggacctttacaaacaaggttggggcaatctccacaacttaattggaggctcccaacgacaccacaaagcttcaccacaatggactatgtctccgcggtgacctcaaccgtctagggtgctcaaacacccaagagtaacaagatccgctagggataagtgggggggaatcaaatttctcttggtggaagtgtagatcgtggccttttcaaccaatcccgagcaaatcaacaagtttgattggctagggagagagattgggcgaaaatggagcttggagcaacaatggagcttttggggaagaggtgagtcaactttggggaagaagacccctttatatagtggggggaacaaaccaaccgttaccccccttctgccccgaagagagcggtagtaccgctgtgccagcggtactaccgctgtgccagcggtactaccgcttggcccacagcggtactaccgcggagggagggcggtactaccgcacaggagcggtactacggcccccccacagccgcggccagtaccgtaaaacccgacacgaaaaaggagccctcgaatcgaggcggtactagcacgagaccaccgcggtactacggcttggggccactagcggtactactgctctggagcggtactaccgcttgtggcacccaagcggtactaccgctccgtcccgcggtaccaccgctgggaccagagttagtacacacatgggggctactagtggtactactgctctgagcggtactaccgcttgtagcacccaagcggtactaccgctgggaccagagagggcacaaagagaggagaaccaagcccatcatcgaaacggaaaggctcggagggaggggcaaaggaagtgtacgtgatgattccgccctagcctttccaaaacggaccccctcttgatagtacggtgatccctatgaaactagtccaccaaactaatccgaaaggactacaccgtcttcgctttaagctccgaggggaggaaatcgtctcgtgccaaaaggatgaatctctgaaaaacactcaacgcacacgattagtctgcaaaagcattgtcatcaatcaccaaaacatcttagggataaatatgcccttacacttgGGAACCCCAAGGTAGTTCGAGAGCTTCGCGATTGGTGAAGCAAGAAGGTCCTGCCCTGCTATTTGTAATGGAAACTAAAATCAGGGCTAAACGAGTTGAAGACTTGCGATATCAGCTTGGTTTCTCAGGTTGTTTTGCGGTTGACAGTATTGGGTTAAGTGGCGGAATTGGACTGTATTGGTCCAAGGACGTGGATGTTGCATTGGAAAACTTTAGCAAGAGCCACATTGATGTATCGGTGAAAGTCAGGGATCAAGCCGCTTTGGAGTGGCGGTTTACTGGATTTTACGGTGCACCGCGGGTCGAAGACAGGCATCATAGCTGGCGCTTTCGTCGGACCTTACATAGCCTGCCCCATTCTTTGTGGTTGTGCATGGGTGATTTTAACGAGACATTGTTTGGTGATGAGCATTTCAGCAAGACGGCCCGACCAGAATGGCAAATGAAGGCCTTTCGTGAAGCAGTCGAAGATGTTTCCTTCCAAGATCTGGGTTGGTCTGGAATGGCCTATACATGGGATAACCGGCAAGGGGGTGATAGTAATGTTAAAGCTAGGCTTGACCGAGCCTTTGCAAATGAAGCCTTTCGCCAGCATTATGAAGATATTCGAGTGCGCCATGTTGCTGCCACCGAGTCCGATCACTGTTTTGTGGTGGCTGACATTCAGGGCACGAAGAGGCCGGACGGCGCACGTCGAGTGAAGCAGTTTAGATACGAGAATATATGGCAAACTCATTCTGACTATGAGGAAATAGTCACTGAAACATGGAGAAAACAAGCAAGGACTCCAGGTTTGCAAGGGATTGTTGAGTCGTTGGGTGCATTATAGAATGCACTTGAACCATGGGGAGCTAAGGAATTTGGATGTCTCGCGAGGTCAGTCCGGCAATTGCAAAAGAAACTTGACAAGCTGCGAAGACAGTCCATAGGTAGGGGGCCTTCTGACGAAGAGAAGGCCACTATGATTAAACTGCGAGAGGCACTTCGACTCGAGGAAGTATGGTTGAAGCAGCGCTCCGAGTTCTTTGGCTACGTGCAGGTGACCATAACACAGCTATTTTCAAGCACAAGCTAAGCAGCGACAACGAATGAACAAAATCAGTGGTTTGAAGAGAGCAGATGGCTCAGTTTATGCTGATGAAACAGAAGACAAGCAGGAAATTCAGTCGTTCTATCAAGCATTATATACCTCTCAGGGAGTGGTTGATACGGGCGAGCTGCTGGCTCATGTACCGGTGAAAGTCACACCGGAGATGAATGAGACGCTGACGAAACCATTCGAGGCAAAAGAAGTCCATGATGCGTTGTTTCAGATGGCGCCATCTAAATCCCCAGGGATGGATGGTTTTACAGCACGGTTCTTTCAACTTCATTGGCATTTGCTGAAAGATGATGTGACTAATGTAGTGCTAGGGTTTCTCAATGGGGGCGAATTACCAATGGGTCTGAATGACACCTCCATAACCTTGATCCCAAAGGTACGATACCCCCAATCGATTTCCCAATATCGACCTACTGCTTTGTGCCCCGTGCTATACAAAATTGCAGCTAAAGCTATCACCACCGTATGAGGGGATGTATGGATGAGATCATTAGCAAGGAACAAAGTGCGTTTGTTCCGGGATGCTTGATTACTGACAATATATTGGTGGCCTTTGAAAGTGTTCATACACTTCGCCGGAGGAAGAAAGGCAAGAACCATGCTTGTGCAGTtaaacttgatatgatgaaagcgTACGATAGAGTTGAATGGCATTATTTGGAGGCCATCCTACTTCGTTTGGGATTCAGCCCTGTTTGGATCAGTTTAATCATGAAATGTGTCAGCTCTGTACGTTTCTCTGTCAGAATAAATGGTGAGTTGCAACCCTACTTCACGCCCTCTCGGGGGCTGCGGCAAGGCGACCCCGCTTCACCATATTTGTTTCTGCTTTGTGCAGAAGGATTATCGTCCATGCTTAAATATTATGGAGGATATATTGATAGGGGCATTAGGGCGAGTGTACGATCACCATGGGTGAGTCATTTGCTCTTTGTTGACGATTGTCTCATCTTTCTGAATGCAAACTCTCAGTGTGCAGAAAGGTTGAATGATATTTTGAGGATCTAGGATGAGGCTTCAGGGCAGCGTGTAAACAAGGATAAAAGTGCAATCTTCTTTAGTCCCAACACGTCTAGCTCCATCAGACAGAATATCAAAGGAACACTTGGTATCATGGTAGAAGCATTCAGTGACAGATATCTTGGTCTTCCCACTGCCGTTGGCCGGATTACGAGCGGGGCCTTCGATCACATGGGCGAACGGGCGCGGAGTAAGATGCAAGGTTGGTCAGAACGGCTCTTCGCATGCGCAGGGAGAGAGGTCTTACTAAAAACAATTGTTCAGGCTATTCCCACATATAGCATGAGTTGTTTCTTGCTGACAAAAAAGGTGTGTAAAAAGTTTACATCAAATATGGCAAGGTATTGGTGGAGTAGTTCCATTGACAAAAGGACACTTCATTGGATCTCCTGGAAGGAACTAGCAAAACCAAAATGCCAGGGAGGGATGAGATTTCGCGATCTCCACATGTTCAACCTGGTTCTCCTTGGCAAACATGGCTAGCGTTTTATGACAAATCCAACGTCACTTTGCGCGAGAGTTATGAAGGGCAGGTATTTTCCGGATTCGGATTTCCTGCATGCTTCGGCACCTAAAGCCGCCTCAGCTACTTGGCGGGCAATCATTGCTGGACGTGAAGCTCTGCATGCGGGGATAGTTCAGCGTGTTGGGGATGGCACCTCAATCAATCCATGGACAGACAAATGGATCCCAACAACGCTAACTAGAACCCCTCTGTTCAAACCGGCCGGTACGAGCATCACTCAGGTCAGCGAGCTCATTGACTCAGAGAACTGGACCTGGCGTCAGGAACTAGTTCGAGACAACTTTATCGCACCAGACGCGGAGGCAATTTTGAACATTCCTCTTCGACGCGGTGGGGGCGAAGACACATTGGCATGGGCACATGAGAGAACAGGCATCTACACTGTTAAGTCAGCGTACCGCGCTCTAGTGATTCAGAAAGAGCATCAAGCTCGAGAAGAAGGGCAGGTTACCGAACCTTCAGTAAGCAAGCAGCAGTTGTGGAAGTCGCTATGATCTCTCAAGGTGGTACCAAAAGTGCGGTTGTTCTGGTGAAGGGTTCTCCGAGGAATTCTGCTCGATGAATGCACCCTCAAATTCCGGCATATCCTCGAGATCAGTTTATGCAAACTTTGTCAGGCAAAGGAGGAAGACTTGGAACATGCACTTATCCATTGTTCCCACGCTCAGAGGTCCTGGGAAGAAGCGCGCGCACTGCTGGACATCAAGTTGCCGCGCCTGCACCCATCTACTTGGGCAACTGACATTTTATGTGATGACAGGTTCTCTACAAGAGAGCGAGCATCGATCATTTCAGTAATGTGGTCCATTTGGACTTCACGAAATCGGTGGACACACGAAGGTGACAAAATGGATCTGGCGAATTCAGTTCGACTCACCCGTGAAGCGTTGGCAGTATTGGACATTCCATTGCAACAGGTGAACATCTTGCCAGGCCATGGTTGGCGCCCCCCGGAGGCAGGCCAGATCAAGATAAATACAGATGCCTCGACTATTCATCTGGAAGGGAAGAGCGGAGCTGGAGGTGTGGCGCGTTGAGCTTCAGGCTTATTGGGAGCTTGGTGTAAACCCCACCCCGGAGTGATTGACCCCTTTATTGCTGAAGCCCTAGCTGCAAGAGATGGAGTAATCTTCGCAAGTCTCAGGGGGGTTTCGCATGTGGTGCTAGAGACTGACAGTCTCGAGGTGGTCAACCTCTGGAACACTTGCCGCAACAATCGTTATGTTGTGGCTCCTATTCTTCAAGAAATTGATGAGCTATCTGCTAGTTTTAATTCCTTTGTAATTCAGCATGTAAGTAGGTCGGCCAATGTCCCAGCTCACCTTTGTGCAAAACGCGCTTGTACGGTGACGGTGACGGAAAGCTGGCTCACATAAACTCCTAGCTTCCTGATCAGCAGCCTTCTGGCTGACTGCCCAGTGAATGCCTTTATATGAATAAAGCTCAAATTCCCTGCAAAAAAAATGGCTATAAAAAAGAACTACTCCTAAAAATTCTCTCTAGAGAAAAAACTAGTCCTGAAAAAGAAGTCAATTCCTTTTTTGCGAGAAAAAAAATCAATTCCTCACCAGGTAAAGTTCATGCGTGACAAGTATTAACGGACTCTGTTAAACCAGTGTGATCTCGGCGTTGCCGTTGTGCCGTGCGATTCGATTCGCGCCCATCCAATCTCCTCGGCGACTCCGCCGCGCGCGCCGGCGCACAAGTCCAGCCCCCGGGGACTCGGTTCCGCTCCGGCCATACTCGAGAGCATGGTTCCTGCCGCCATGGGGGTCTCCGCCCCGTTCTGCCACGGCGTCCTGCCCTTCCCGGCCGCAGCCAGGGGCTCCTCGGCGCGCTCCCGaggggggcggctgggcctcgCCGAAGGCTGCTGCACCGGCCCTGTCGCCGCCGCGGTGACCGACGCGGCCCCAGTCACCGGTGCCGCCCGCCTCGGCAGGAGGAGGTACTCTTGATTCGTTAATTTTAATTGCTCTGGTTAGTTTTATTCAAAGGTCTTACCAACAATTCCAATGAGTCTCTCAGCCACGAAGAGATGCGTCATTAGCTAGTTGTAAAGCATGCGGCTGCATTTGTTTTGTTTAGCCCAATGCTTTGTTGATGAGGCTTTCTTGATGATTTTGATCGCTTGAGCACAAGCAAATCGGGTTACTGTTCCCTTCTACACAATATTTGTCATGGCCTATTTACAAGCTAGGTAGCTCCAAATAATTTGTGTACTGATAGGTTTGCCGTCTGCATTACCACCTGAACTGAAGCCGTGAGCACTGATGCAGCATGTCAGCCTTCTATTGTTTGCTTGTATGGTGCTTCATCGTGGCGAATGACACTCTTTGCATTCCCAGGTGTGAGCTCTTTGATCTCCATCGGCAGATAGTTCCTTATGTTGATTCGTGGGGTTGGCAGAAATCCATTGTTGAGAGGAGGAAAGCGTTGGTAGGCATCGACACCGACACAGATGAAGATCACTCGGACACCTTAATCGCGCTGCAACATCCACCGGTTTATACATTGGGCAATGGCAACGATGAGAAGTTCCTCAATTTCAATATAGAAGATTCTCCTATTGAGATTCATCGTATTGATCGTGCTGGGCAGGTGACATATCATGGTCCTGGACAGGTATTTGCTAGTTATATTAGCTGTATTGTGGGTCTGAAACTGTATCCAATTTTGTTTTCTGCTTCAAGGTAGTTAAATCTTAAGTAACCTAAGCTTCAAAGGGAAGTAAATAATGAACAAATATGATCTTCCATAAGACCATAACCTTTTTGGTTAGATCAAACAATGAGCATTTTGAAATAAGAACAAACTTGCTGACTTTTGAAATATTGAACACAAAAATCTCAGTTATTCATGTTTTTTTGTAGCCTAACACTATATTTTCTTACAGTCAAGTTTTTTGCTTGCTTAGCTTGTTCTGTACCCGATTATCAATTTGCGCTATCAGACGAAGGATCTTGTCTGGTACCAAAGGTCACTTGAAGAGTTGATCATTCGTGCCCTTCAGTCTGCATTCTCTATTAAGGCATCAAGAATAGAAGGCCTCACTGGTGTCTGGGTTGGTATGTTACTATCCTTGGATACTGCAAAGTGTTTTATCATGTTATCACGTATCTTTCTTAACTTGTACACTCTGTTTCCTCTCCAGGTGAGCAGAAAGTTGCAGCTATTGGAATTATGTGCGCACGATGGATAGTATATCATGGTCTAGCGCTAAATGTCACAACTGACCTAACCCCCTTTCAACACATTGTTCCCTGTGGCATTAAGAGCCGCGGTGTTGGGAGCATCAAGCAGATATTACAAAAGGCTTCCAGCGGTAGAGAACTTAACGATGCAGAACTAATGGATATAGCTTATGAATCATTGATCAAAGAGTTTGCTGAGTTTTTCCAGCTCTCTCTGGAACCCAGCCCTGATTTGCATCTTTAGCTAGATAAGACAATCAATCAACTGCAGAATGTTTTATTATACCATCAAAAGTGACTTCAGCGAAGAAGCCAGAAACAAATACAGAGCAGATAGCAGAGGCAAGCTTTTATTCAAAACTGCAGTCTCCTTCAGTCCAGTAGTTGCAAAACTAGTGATCCGTGTGCAAGAACTCAAGCTTTTCCTCCTCCTGCAAGTACAGCCCCGGGAACCATTCTCAGTAAATCTGTCTTGCAATTCTGGACAGATGAAAAGAAATTAAAGCAAAAGCACGTCACCTTCTTTGGTGTTCGAGGACGACCCATCTGTGTCAACACCCGGCCACGCCTTGCAGGTGCAGTGCTTTCCTTTCTCGATGTCTTCGTAGACGGACGCGACATGCTTGCCGCACCCCTTCCAGGTGATCTTGCCGCATTTGTCGCACTCCACCTTGTAGCACATCCTGTACTTTTCTTCTTGAGATGAATCGCTGAGGCCCTGTTAGAGGTGTAGTATGCTGTTCTGGACTAGCTAGTGTGCCTCTTTCGCTCTCCATGGGTTCAGCATTTATAGGAACAACCAAGTGTGGATAAGCTCTATGTGGCCCGGCGCGGTTGGTGGAGGAAACTAAGTCCGGATAAGTTGTGCGATTCTGTAGCTTGTAAAACTGTTAGGTATTCCCAATGCTGCGGCGAATATGATTCACTTGTAAAACTATTACTGGGTATTTCCAATGCTGCGGCCAATATGATTCGGATGGGAACAACTCTGTCTGTGCTCTTGTGTTTGATCTTGTTGCAATGATGATCAAACCAAAGTTTGTGCTCTTGTGGCAATCTTGTCGCGTTGGTCAAACCTAAGTTGCTGATTTCTATGGCGCTGTTTCCCCTTCGAACCTGTGAGTTGCTCTTGTGCTAGTAATACATGTGCAACTGTACAAGTACAACCATGTTCACCATGGAGAACTTCACCCCCAAAAAATTGTTTAAGTTACATTTTCATCTTTCTTGTGTGCACGTGGGGTATAACTTGGCTACGGAAAGCGTGGCATGGAGCCGTTGGTCGATTGCGAGCTCCGGTCGCTGACCCAGACGTCCTGCACCGACACCGGCGACCGGGCTTTCTTCGCCGCCGCGGTGTTCGGTCCATCGAGccccacgtcggcgacgaggtccgtcatgccggagcctggggcggCGTCCCTGATCCGGCACagctcggcggccacctcgctcaTGGACGGCCGGACGTCCTTGTCGAACGCCAGGCACTGGAAGGCGAGCTCGCTGACGTGCCGGACCGACTCCATGACCCACTCCTCGCCGTGACGGAGGAGCGCCGGGTCGACGATCTCCTCGACTCTCCCCTTGCCGATCCGGTCGAGCGCGAGGCATGCCAGGTTGACCTCGTTCGCCGGCCGGCCGAAGTCGACGACCTTCATGGCGGTGATGAGCTCGAGCAGCACGacgccgaagctgtacacgtcgctcTTGTCGGAGAGGTGGAAGCTCTGGTGGTACTCCGGGTCGACGTACCCCGGCGTGCCCTGCGGCGCGGTGGAGACGTGGGAGCGCGACGCGTCCTCGGCGCCGCGCGCGGCGCGGGAGAGGCCGAAGTCGGCGAGCTTCGCGCGGAGGTCGGCGCCGAGGAGGATGTTGCCGGACTTGACGTCGCGGTGGAAGATGGGCGGGCGCGCGGCGTGCAGGTACGCGATGGCGGCCGCCGTGCCCGCCGCGACGCCGAGCCGCGCGCGCCACGGCAgcgtggagccgccgtcgccgtggAGGTGGTGGGAGAGGGTGCCGTTGGGGACGAGCTCGTAGACGAGGATCTGCTCGCCGCGGTCGAGGCAGCAGCCGAGGAGGCGGACCAGGTTGGGGTGGCTGAGCGAGGAGATGAGCCTGATCTCGTTGAGGAGCAGCGCCACCGccctgccgccgtcgtcgtcgtggtCGTCGAGGCGGCAGCGGAGGCGCTTGATGGCCACGAGCGCCGTCGAGTTCGCCGGGAGCCGGCCGACGTAAACCGTGCCATAGGCGCCCGTGCCGAGGCGGTGCGTGTCGGAGAAGGAGTTGGTCGCGCGCGCGACCTCGTTGTACGAGTACACCGGCACGCCGCTCGACGTCGCCGCCTCCGACAGCAGCCGCATCGCCGCGAGCCGGCTGGAGCCCTGCCGGCCCTTGCCGCCGGAGCGCCGGCGTCGTGCCCAGCAGAGCAGCAggagcacgccggccgccgccgccacgcccacCACGACACCTGCTATTCACATACATCGTCAGCGGCAGCCCAAGTTACTGAAGGTCTGAAGTTACTACGTATGCCACGTGGTGGTTTAACACAAAGTGCAATCAGAAGTTAATTTTATTCACAAATGCACGTCTCTAATTGTGAATGTGATTCTTGTCTTGGTCAAGCCAAGCAGTTGAATTCTCTGAACCAAATTCAACATTTCCTTTCCCATTTCCCCTTTCAGCTTTTCTATCTGTTTCTAGTTAGCCAGGTCAGCAGTCAAGCATTCAGGCAGGCGATTCCACAGATGGAACCAACGGCCTTGACCAGAAGCATCTTGACCCAGGAGTATTCTACATGGCGCCGTGTACGTAATTGCATGAAGACCAGGTCAGGAAACATTTTTACCTGCAGCGATGAAAGCCACGTTCCTCTTGGAAACCCGCTTAGCTGCACAGGGAAAACACAAAACAGAAACGTTGCGTCAGTATGTAACTGTCGTCATTTATATTCTGGGTCAGAAGAGTTAGGATCCAGCCATTTTTTGCCTTAGGCGATTCCTGTTTGTCATAATCATGTCAACATCTTTGAATATCTCATGTTCAAAGCTCTGCACAAGGTCTACAAATGTGAAATCTGAAAAATGGTGGTCCATCTACTCCATTATGTCTACTTTTGTGACGAAAAATTGCTAT
This window of the Triticum aestivum cultivar Chinese Spring chromosome 5D, IWGSC CS RefSeq v2.1, whole genome shotgun sequence genome carries:
- the LOC123119533 gene encoding octanoyltransferase LIP2p2, chloroplastic, translating into MVPAAMGVSAPFCHGVLPFPAAARGSSARSRGGRLGLAEGCCTGPVAAAVTDAAPVTGAARLGRRRCELFDLHRQIVPYVDSWGWQKSIVERRKALVGIDTDTDEDHSDTLIALQHPPVYTLGNGNDEKFLNFNIEDSPIEIHRIDRAGQVTYHGPGQLVLYPIINLRYQTKDLVWYQRSLEELIIRALQSAFSIKASRIEGLTGVWVGEQKVAAIGIMCARWIVYHGLALNVTTDLTPFQHIVPCGIKSRGVGSIKQILQKASSGRELNDAELMDIAYESLIKEFAEFFQLSLEPSPDLHL
- the LOC123119532 gene encoding wall-associated receptor kinase-like 14 — encoded protein: MRRLVVLLLAVLLPHETSCSAAAASGDRCSRRCGSTTVPYPFGFSLGCPIPLFCDASISTPILPYIGENGTTYRVIAFNSNTSTVVVGLPPSCSRSVPEAKRELSGGNYGVSSRTGLFLRGGCSGINASAGGGCSVPVDVMSRLLRTAQCTGLGSDTSPAAVACVASAPPNSTAAVHGQFLRWEKVEKQKCDDVLTSTVFVLTAEGTATLEFGVAELGWWLNGTCGAGGGERCAANASCTDVKTPSGELGHRCGCVAGMEGDGFLAGDGCYLAKRVSKRNVAFIAAGVVVGVAAAAGVLLLLCWARRRRSGGKGRQGSSRLAAMRLLSEAATSSGVPVYSYNEVARATNSFSDTHRLGTGAYGTVYVGRLPANSTALVAIKRLRCRLDDHDDDGGRAVALLLNEIRLISSLSHPNLVRLLGCCLDRGEQILVYELVPNGTLSHHLHGDGGSTLPWRARLGVAAGTAAAIAYLHAARPPIFHRDVKSGNILLGADLRAKLADFGLSRAARGAEDASRSHVSTAPQGTPGYVDPEYHQSFHLSDKSDVYSFGVVLLELITAMKVVDFGRPANEVNLACLALDRIGKGRVEEIVDPALLRHGEEWVMESVRHVSELAFQCLAFDKDVRPSMSEVAAELCRIRDAAPGSGMTDLVADVGLDGPNTAAAKKARSPVSVQDVWVSDRSSQSTNGSMPRFP